Below is a genomic region from Chloroflexota bacterium.
TGGGATAGCCAGGTAGGGTTACATCAATGCGACTTTGATCCAGGGCAGCCACCAGCGCTTGTTCTTTGAGCCGTTCTTCTTTTTCCTTCAGGCTGGTCCCTAATGCTGCCTTGATCTCGTTAGCCGCGGCTCCCACCACTTGCCTCTCCTCCACCGGGATAGCCCCCAACCCTCTCAGAATAGAGGTCAGGGAGCCTTTCCTACCCAGGAAACGGACTCGCCATTCCTCTAGTCCTTTAAGGTTGCGTATGCTGTCGAGTTCGGTGAGGGCTCTGGCTTTGAGCTGTTGAAGCTCTTCGAGCATTGGTTATGTGCCTACGGTTTCCCCTTTGGCCACTGCCACCAAGCGCGAGAAGGCAAGAGGTTCTTTTACAGCCATTTCGGCAATCATCTTGCGATCTATTCCTACCTGGGCTTTCCTCAAGCCATTCATGAACTGAGAGTATGACATCCCCTCCAGCCGGGCAGCAGCGTTGATACGACAAATCCAGAGGCGGCGCATATCTCCCTTACGCTCTCGCCGATGGCGGTAAGCGTAGCTCAGCGCATGAAGCATCGATTCATGGGCTCGCCGGTAGAGACTGCGGTTTGTCGCCCGATGTCCCTTGGTCAGCTTCAATACCTTCTTGTGCCGACGATGAGTAACTATTCCACCTTTGACCCGCGGCAATTGACCTCCCTTATCCGTAAGGCAAAAGCCGTCTTATACGCTTCTCATTCGCAGGATCAAGTACTACATCCCGCGAATACTGACGTTTAACACGCGGCGCTTTCTTGCGTCGCAGATGGCTTTTCCCTATCTTGCTATGCATAATCTTCCCGCTGCCAGTGACGCGCAAACGCCGCTTGGCCGCCTTATGTGTTTTCATCTTAGGCATCGGAAGCCTCGGCAACAGCCTTTTTGGCCGCCGTCACCTTAAGTGGAGCAAAGAACAAGCTCAAACTCTTCTCCTCTACAGCTAATGGCTGATCGACAACAGCCTTACCTTTCAGTCCTTTCAGTACTTCCTGTAATACCTTCTTGCCTAACTCAGGGCGAGTAACCTCTCTGCCTCTGAAAACCACCGTTACCTTAACCTTGTCTCCCTCGGTAACCAGTCGCTCGATCAATCGAATCTTGCAATCCAGATCCTGGCCTCCAATCCTCGGTCTGAGACGAACCTCCCGCACAGCAGAAGCCTTCCGTCCCTTCCTGGACTCCCGCTCCTTCTTGGCCTGCTCATACTTGTATCTTCCATAATCCAGTAGGCGACACACAGGGGGAACAGCCGTAGAAGCAACCTCCACCAAATCCAGATTCCGCTCTCTGGCTAACTGCAAGGCCTCCGCCACGGACATAACCCCCACCCGCTCACTATCTTCCCCAATCACCAGAACCTCTTTAGCTCTGATCTGCTGGTTGACGCGTACTGCTTTAGCTATCGGCCAATCACCTCCTCAATCTTCAGTCTATATCTATAGCATATCACGATGGATAAGTCAAA
It encodes:
- the rplT gene encoding 50S ribosomal protein L20, yielding MPRVKGGIVTHRRHKKVLKLTKGHRATNRSLYRRAHESMLHALSYAYRHRRERKGDMRRLWICRINAAARLEGMSYSQFMNGLRKAQVGIDRKMIAEMAVKEPLAFSRLVAVAKGETVGT
- the rpmI gene encoding 50S ribosomal protein L35, with the protein product MPKMKTHKAAKRRLRVTGSGKIMHSKIGKSHLRRKKAPRVKRQYSRDVVLDPANEKRIRRLLPYG
- a CDS encoding translation initiation factor IF-3, with product MAKAVRVNQQIRAKEVLVIGEDSERVGVMSVAEALQLARERNLDLVEVASTAVPPVCRLLDYGRYKYEQAKKERESRKGRKASAVREVRLRPRIGGQDLDCKIRLIERLVTEGDKVKVTVVFRGREVTRPELGKKVLQEVLKGLKGKAVVDQPLAVEEKSLSLFFAPLKVTAAKKAVAEASDA